The following proteins are co-located in the Aedes aegypti strain LVP_AGWG unplaced genomic scaffold, AaegL5.0 Primary Assembly AGWG_AaegL5_hic_scaff_140_505_PBJ_arrow, whole genome shotgun sequence genome:
- the LOC110680447 gene encoding uncharacterized protein DDB_G0286299-like: KSRQLADKEQTEIIWRAVREQSESRNIANRKNRYKTDIEQTKQQKKGQTESRKRADKEQTEQQTSDGKQVKSRQKTQKKTDREQTETDRMQTENRQKNRRQAERKQRETTENRKKQTENKLKTDRKQIETDRKQSETDKK; the protein is encoded by the exons AAGAGCAGACAGCTAGCAGACAAAGAGCAAACAGAGATCATATGGAGAGCAGTCAGAGAGCAGTCAGAGAGCAGAAATATAGCAAACAGAAAAAACAGATATAAAACAGACATAGAGCagacaaaacaacaaaaaaaagggCAGACAGAGAGCAGAAAAAGAGCAGACaaagagcagacagagcagcaGACA TCAGACGGAAAACAAGTAAAAAGCAgacagaaaacacaaaaaaaaacggacAGAGAACAGACAGAAACTGACAGAATGCAGACAGAAAACAGGCAAAAAAACAGACGACAAGCTGAAAGAAAACAGAGAGAAACTACAGAAAATAGAAAGAAACAGACGGAAAACAAGCTGAAAACAGACAGAAAACAGATAGAAACTGATAGAAAGCAGTCAGAAACAGACAAGAAGTAG